Proteins from one Belonocnema kinseyi isolate 2016_QV_RU_SX_M_011 chromosome 8, B_treatae_v1, whole genome shotgun sequence genomic window:
- the LOC117179093 gene encoding acyl-CoA Delta(11) desaturase-like encodes MTPTPSGKMLEGMAYKTSDSTMKSETDLEKPKNETKEYKMQVVWNRIAILIYLHLAGFYGMYLMCTKSHILSPFLMYGFVILTGLGTGAGCHRLWSHRAYKAKLPMRIIMMCLQTIGYQGHIYGWVRDHRVHHKFVDTDADPHNSKRGFFFSHMGWLMVKKHPEVRRKGATVDLSDLKKDPVVMFQKKYYAPMVALFCFGIPAATVHYLFGEPWFDAYHLACAKFLWSTHLTWLINSGAHMWGARPYDKTMTARNNLALAVAVVGEGWHNYHHVFPWDYKSSELGNYKTNTPTAFIDFFAWLGLAYDLKTVPTAMINKRAARTGDGTRVSAFFDNDHQRKEHEADNVWGWDDKDMAEEDKKEALILNKEH; translated from the exons atgacacCAACACCGTCGGGGAAGATGTTGGAAGGAATGGCTTACAAAACTTCCGACTCTACCATGAAATCGGAAACAGACTTAGAGAAACCAAAGAATGAAACTAAAGAATATAAAATGCAAGTTGTTTGGAATCGAATTGCCATTCTTATATACCTACATCTTGCTGGATTCTACGGAATGTATCTAATGTGTACCAAATCCCACATTCTGAGTCCATTTCTCA tgTACGGATTCGTGATATTGACTGGATTGGGAACTGGAGCCGGCTGTCATAGACTTTGGAGTCACAGGGCTTACAAGGCTAAACTGCCAATGCGAATAATTATGATGTGTCTTCAAACTATAGGATAtcag ggTCACATTTATGGATGGGTTAGAGACCACAGAGTGCATCACAAATTCGTTGATACTGATGCTGACCCTCATAATTCGAAAAGGGGATTTTTTTTCTCCCACATGGGGTGGCTAATGGTTAAAAAGCATCCTGAAGTAAGAAGGAAGGGCGCTACCGTTGACCTCAGTGACCTTAAGAAAGATCCTGTTGTTATGTTCCAAAAAAA GTATTATGCTCCAATGGTGGCCCTTTTCTGCTTCGGGATACCAGCAGCAACTGTTCACTACCTTTTTGGAGAACCATGGTTTGATGCCTACCACCTTGCATGTGCCAAGTTTCTATGGAGTACGCATTTAACTTGGCTCATCAATTCCGGCGCTCATATGTGGGGTGCTCGACCTTATGATAA GACCATGACAGCTAGAAACAATCTTGCACTTGCTGTTGCTGTAGTTGGAGAAGGGTGGCACAACTATCATCACGTATTCCCTTGGGATTACAAGTCATCGGAGCTCGGTAATTACAAAACAAACACACCCACAGCCTTCATCGACTTCTTTGCGTGGCTAGGCCTTGCTTACGATCTCAAGACTGTTCCAACGGCCATGATTAACAAACGAGCAGCAAGAACTGGCGATGGCACCAGAGTCAGTGCATTTTTCGATAATGATCATCAGAGAAAGGAACATGAAGCTGACAATGTTTGGGGCTGGGATGATAAAGATATGGCAGAGGAGGACAAAAAGGAGGCTTTAATTCTTAACAAGGAACATTAG